In Corvus cornix cornix isolate S_Up_H32 chromosome 4A, ASM73873v5, whole genome shotgun sequence, one genomic interval encodes:
- the PHF6 gene encoding PHD finger protein 6 isoform X1, translating into MTSSVGQKKVSSRQRKCGFCRSNKDNECGQLLMSENQKVAAHHKCMLFSSALVSSHTDNESLGGFSIEDIQKEIKRGTKLMCSLCHCPGATIGCDVKTCHKTYHYYCALHDKAQIREKPSQGIYMILCRKHKKTTHNSEADLEENINEHELEPSPPKGKRRGRKGKPRKTNFKGQSEDTRSTSSHGTDEIESSSYRDRSPHRSSPSDTKPKCGFCHAGEEENEARGKLHIFNAKKAAAHYKCMLFSSGTVQLTTTSRAEFGDFDIKTVLQEIKRGKRMKCTLCSQPGATIGCEIKACIKTYHYHCGVEDKAKYIENMSRGIYKLYCKNHSGNDERDEEDEERESKSRGKSGTDHNDIPQQQLNGN; encoded by the exons ATGACAAGCTCAGTCGGACAGAAGAAAGTCTCCTCCAGACAAAGGAAGTGTGGGTTCTGTCGGTCGAATAAAGATAACGAATGTGGGCAGTTGCTGATGTCGGAGAACCAGAAGGTGGCGGCACATCACAAGTGTATG CTGTTCTCATCCGCACTGGTTTCTTCACACACTGATAATGAGAGTCTTGGTGGATTCTCTATTGAAgatattcagaaagaaataaagagaggTACAAAACTG atgTGCTCTTTATGCCACTGTCCCGGAGCAACCATTGGCTGTGATGTGAAAACGTGTCACAAGACATATCACTACTACTGTGCTTTGCATGATAAAGCTCAGATAAGAGAGAAACCTTCACAAGGCATTTACAT GATTTTATGTcgaaaacacaagaaaactaCGCATAACTCTGAAG cagatttagaagaaaatatcaaTGAACACGAATTGGAGCCTTCGCctcccaaaggaaaaaggaggggTCGTAAGGGaaagccaagaaaaacaaatttcaaaggGCAGTCTGAAGACACTAGATCTACGTCCTCACATGGCACAGATGAAATAGAAAGCAGTTCCTAT agagaCAGGTCTCCCCACAGAAGCAGCCCCAGTGATACAAAACCTAAATGTGGATTCTGTCATGCaggtgaagaagaaaatgaagctaGAGGAAAGCTTCATATATTTAATGCCAAAAAGGCTGCAGCACACTATAAGTGCATG TTGTTCTCTTCTGGCACTGTCCAGCTAACAACAACTTCAAGGGCAGAATTTGGTGATTTTGATATCAAAACTGTACTTCAAGAAatcaagagaggaaaaagaatg AAATGCAcactctgcagccagcctggtgCCACTATTGGGTGTGAAATCAAAGCCTGCATAAAAACATACCATTACCACTGTGGAGTAGAAGACAAAGCTAAATACATTGAGAATATGTCACGAGGAATTTATAA ACTCTATTGTAAAAACCATAGTGGAAATGATGAAAGAGATGAAGAggatgaagaaagagaaagcaaaagccgTGGCAAATCAGGCACTGACCATAATGAcattcctcagcagcagctcaatgGAAACTAG
- the PHF6 gene encoding PHD finger protein 6 isoform X2: protein MTSSVGQKKVSSRQRKCGFCRSNKDNECGQLLMSENQKVAAHHKCMLFSSALVSSHTDNESLGGFSIEDIQKEIKRGTKLMCSLCHCPGATIGCDVKTCHKTYHYYCALHDKAQIREKPSQGIYMILCRKHKKTTHNSEDLEENINEHELEPSPPKGKRRGRKGKPRKTNFKGQSEDTRSTSSHGTDEIESSSYRDRSPHRSSPSDTKPKCGFCHAGEEENEARGKLHIFNAKKAAAHYKCMLFSSGTVQLTTTSRAEFGDFDIKTVLQEIKRGKRMKCTLCSQPGATIGCEIKACIKTYHYHCGVEDKAKYIENMSRGIYKLYCKNHSGNDERDEEDEERESKSRGKSGTDHNDIPQQQLNGN from the exons ATGACAAGCTCAGTCGGACAGAAGAAAGTCTCCTCCAGACAAAGGAAGTGTGGGTTCTGTCGGTCGAATAAAGATAACGAATGTGGGCAGTTGCTGATGTCGGAGAACCAGAAGGTGGCGGCACATCACAAGTGTATG CTGTTCTCATCCGCACTGGTTTCTTCACACACTGATAATGAGAGTCTTGGTGGATTCTCTATTGAAgatattcagaaagaaataaagagaggTACAAAACTG atgTGCTCTTTATGCCACTGTCCCGGAGCAACCATTGGCTGTGATGTGAAAACGTGTCACAAGACATATCACTACTACTGTGCTTTGCATGATAAAGCTCAGATAAGAGAGAAACCTTCACAAGGCATTTACAT GATTTTATGTcgaaaacacaagaaaactaCGCATAACTCTGAAG atttagaagaaaatatcaaTGAACACGAATTGGAGCCTTCGCctcccaaaggaaaaaggaggggTCGTAAGGGaaagccaagaaaaacaaatttcaaaggGCAGTCTGAAGACACTAGATCTACGTCCTCACATGGCACAGATGAAATAGAAAGCAGTTCCTAT agagaCAGGTCTCCCCACAGAAGCAGCCCCAGTGATACAAAACCTAAATGTGGATTCTGTCATGCaggtgaagaagaaaatgaagctaGAGGAAAGCTTCATATATTTAATGCCAAAAAGGCTGCAGCACACTATAAGTGCATG TTGTTCTCTTCTGGCACTGTCCAGCTAACAACAACTTCAAGGGCAGAATTTGGTGATTTTGATATCAAAACTGTACTTCAAGAAatcaagagaggaaaaagaatg AAATGCAcactctgcagccagcctggtgCCACTATTGGGTGTGAAATCAAAGCCTGCATAAAAACATACCATTACCACTGTGGAGTAGAAGACAAAGCTAAATACATTGAGAATATGTCACGAGGAATTTATAA ACTCTATTGTAAAAACCATAGTGGAAATGATGAAAGAGATGAAGAggatgaagaaagagaaagcaaaagccgTGGCAAATCAGGCACTGACCATAATGAcattcctcagcagcagctcaatgGAAACTAG